A stretch of Cryptosporangium aurantiacum DNA encodes these proteins:
- a CDS encoding anthranilate synthase component II: protein MRVLLVDAYDSFTHIIYQYLRTLGAETVVVRSRTLTPDEMAAFAPDAVLLGPGPGHPAGSGHVELVHRFAGEVPILGVCLGHQAIGLAFGGVTAVASHLMHGKTSVVDHDGQGVFAGAPAPVTVTRYHSLILTHAMPPDLEVTAVARDDGYVMGVRHRTLDVEGVQFHPESIMTQDGTRLFGNFLRRAARRPAIAPAR, encoded by the coding sequence GTGAGGGTCCTGCTGGTCGACGCCTACGACAGCTTCACCCACATCATCTACCAGTACCTCCGGACGCTCGGCGCGGAGACCGTCGTCGTGCGCTCCCGGACGCTGACCCCGGACGAGATGGCCGCGTTCGCCCCGGACGCCGTCCTGCTCGGTCCGGGGCCCGGCCACCCCGCCGGCTCCGGTCACGTGGAGCTGGTGCACCGCTTCGCCGGTGAGGTTCCGATCCTCGGCGTCTGCCTCGGTCACCAGGCGATCGGCCTGGCGTTCGGCGGCGTCACCGCGGTCGCCTCGCACCTGATGCACGGCAAGACCAGCGTCGTCGACCACGACGGTCAGGGGGTCTTCGCGGGCGCGCCCGCGCCGGTGACCGTCACCCGCTACCACTCGCTGATCCTCACCCACGCGATGCCGCCGGACCTGGAGGTCACCGCCGTTGCGCGCGACGACGGGTACGTCATGGGCGTGCGTCACCGCACGCTCGACGTCGAAGGGGTGCAGTTTCATCCCGAAAGCATCATGACCCAGGACGGAACGCGGCTGTTCGGGAACTTCCTGCGCCGCGCCGCCCGCCGCCCAGCGATCGCGCCAGCGCGGTGA
- a CDS encoding MFS transporter, translating to MIGQTRLREFAALPRPLRVLVLACFVNRAGMFVFPLLAVYLTEAKHLSTGHAGVLMSVGSTGLLVGSLLSGPACDRAGRRAALLVSLVLNAAGYAGLALVRDTPWQYAAFLFLALVGMGMFAPAANTLIADLAAPEQRPFAYTVSYIANNLGMGIGPLLGGVAAAYSYGLMFAGNIALGLVCAALIMVWVPRDTIRRSRRPEGRSRPAGWRADLDVAVVVVASLCFVVPLIGIEYALPLAVTTVLNTSAAMIGLVYTINSVVVVSAGLFIERKIKAYPTRVLLIVAGALWTAGTAVMAFAFSLPALLLSTVVWTVGEIIVSVVVPTYIADQIDGRRVSRFMALNGFVLSFARLVVPMGFGLLWQEQGHAPVFLALFLVPAVGVLAYAVLPVRRAPVTEPDPQFV from the coding sequence ATGATCGGTCAGACCCGGCTGCGGGAGTTCGCAGCGCTGCCCAGGCCGTTGCGGGTCCTGGTGCTGGCCTGTTTCGTCAACCGGGCGGGCATGTTCGTCTTTCCGCTCCTCGCGGTGTATCTCACCGAGGCCAAGCACCTGAGCACGGGTCATGCCGGTGTGTTGATGTCGGTGGGCAGCACCGGCCTGCTGGTCGGCAGCCTGCTCAGCGGCCCGGCCTGTGACCGGGCCGGCCGACGCGCGGCGCTGCTCGTCAGCCTCGTGCTCAACGCGGCGGGGTACGCGGGCCTGGCGCTGGTCCGGGACACACCCTGGCAGTACGCGGCGTTTCTGTTCCTCGCGCTGGTCGGCATGGGGATGTTCGCGCCCGCGGCCAACACCCTCATCGCCGACCTGGCCGCGCCGGAGCAGCGGCCGTTCGCGTACACGGTCAGCTACATCGCCAACAACCTGGGCATGGGCATCGGCCCACTGCTCGGCGGCGTGGCTGCGGCGTACTCGTACGGGCTGATGTTCGCGGGCAACATCGCGCTCGGGCTCGTCTGCGCCGCGCTGATCATGGTCTGGGTGCCCCGCGACACGATCCGGCGATCGCGCCGGCCGGAGGGGCGGAGCAGGCCCGCCGGGTGGCGTGCGGATCTCGACGTGGCGGTCGTGGTCGTCGCGTCGCTGTGTTTCGTGGTCCCGTTGATCGGCATCGAGTACGCGCTGCCGCTGGCGGTCACGACCGTGCTGAACACGTCCGCGGCGATGATCGGACTCGTTTACACGATCAACAGCGTCGTCGTGGTGTCCGCGGGGCTGTTCATCGAACGGAAGATCAAGGCCTATCCGACGCGGGTCCTGCTCATCGTGGCGGGAGCGCTGTGGACCGCGGGCACCGCGGTGATGGCCTTCGCGTTCTCACTGCCCGCGCTCCTGCTGTCCACCGTGGTGTGGACGGTCGGCGAGATCATCGTCTCGGTGGTCGTCCCGACCTACATCGCCGACCAGATCGACGGTCGGCGGGTCAGCCGGTTCATGGCGCTCAACGGCTTCGTCCTGAGCTTCGCCCGGCTCGTCGTCCCGATGGGCTTCGGCCTGTTGTGGCAGGAGCAGGGCCATGCACCGGTGTTTCTCGCGCTGTTCCTCGTACCCGCGGTCGGCGTTCTCGCCTACGCGGTGCTGCCGGTGCGCCGCGCACCGGTGACCGAACCCGATCCGCAATTCGTCTGA
- a CDS encoding sensor histidine kinase, with protein MDRAPGLSVRLKLTLSYAGFLMVAGALLLAVVWVFLLRYVPEGWHEPRFGNAPSLPNPDRSDLVRAFVPKATLAMVFLLMFGLVGGWILAGGMLAPLTRITNATRLAADGSLSHRIQLEGREDEFRELADGFDTMLARLEAQVVEQQRFAANASHELRTPLAITQALLDVARTDPSSVTGGLVERLHFVNARAIDLTEALLLLSRADQRSFVREPVDLSLLAEEAVETLLPLAEKRGLTIETSGEVAPTVGSHALLLQLTTNLVHNAIVHNCPERGAVWITTSAQPKNVVLTVENTGEHLSPQLVATIVEPFQRATGRIRDGHAGVGLGLAIVKSITQAHGGTLTLTPRPEGGLRVTVQLSI; from the coding sequence GTGGATAGGGCGCCCGGGTTGAGCGTTCGCCTCAAACTCACGCTCAGTTACGCGGGCTTCCTCATGGTCGCAGGCGCGTTGCTTCTCGCCGTGGTGTGGGTGTTCCTGCTGCGGTACGTCCCCGAGGGGTGGCACGAGCCCCGGTTCGGAAACGCGCCGAGCCTGCCCAACCCGGATCGCTCGGATCTGGTGCGTGCCTTCGTCCCGAAGGCGACGCTCGCGATGGTGTTCCTGCTGATGTTCGGCCTGGTGGGAGGGTGGATTCTCGCCGGCGGCATGCTCGCGCCGCTGACTCGCATCACCAACGCCACCCGCCTGGCCGCGGACGGATCGCTCTCTCACCGGATCCAGCTGGAAGGCCGCGAAGACGAGTTCCGCGAACTCGCCGACGGTTTCGACACCATGCTCGCGCGGCTGGAAGCACAGGTCGTCGAACAGCAGAGGTTCGCCGCCAACGCCTCCCACGAGCTGCGCACCCCGCTGGCGATCACCCAGGCACTGCTCGACGTGGCTCGCACCGATCCGAGCAGCGTCACCGGCGGGCTCGTCGAACGCCTGCATTTTGTCAACGCCCGCGCGATCGACCTCACCGAAGCGTTGCTCCTGCTCAGCCGCGCGGACCAGCGCTCGTTCGTCCGCGAACCCGTCGATCTGTCCCTCCTCGCGGAGGAAGCCGTCGAAACGCTTCTTCCGCTCGCGGAGAAGCGCGGCCTCACGATCGAGACCTCCGGCGAGGTCGCCCCCACCGTCGGCTCTCACGCGCTCCTGCTGCAGTTGACGACGAACCTCGTGCACAACGCGATCGTCCACAACTGCCCGGAACGGGGCGCGGTGTGGATCACGACCAGCGCGCAGCCGAAGAACGTGGTGCTCACCGTCGAGAACACCGGTGAGCACCTCTCCCCGCAGTTGGTGGCCACGATCGTCGAGCCGTTTCAGCGCGCGACCGGACGGATACGCGACGGCCACGCGGGTGTCGGACTCGGCCTGGCCATCGTCAAGAGCATCACCCAGGCGCACGGTGGAACCCTCACGCTTACCCCTCGCCCCGAGGGCGGACTCCGCGTGACCGTGCAGCTCTCGATCTAG
- a CDS encoding flavodoxin family protein, with translation MGSTILAINGSERAGGNTDLAVAHAGRLITERGGELRTISLRDHRIAPCSPCGNCNSRPVPCEINDDMPALIEQMRAADGILYAAPVHGFGLAHLMQIFIERAGVGYLRFARPLTNKVGGVIVTGRRYSDSSAHNQIINNLLLNRMILVGSGFPVLLRNTQSTPGLNDVEGLDALDRMLHRMLDMIQLLQRHQRIVDGPVLPPHDLNERIPRPRRGEPASTRGDGNVQ, from the coding sequence ATGGGAAGCACGATCCTGGCCATCAACGGCTCGGAACGAGCCGGAGGAAACACCGACCTGGCGGTGGCACACGCCGGCCGCCTGATCACCGAACGCGGCGGCGAGCTGCGGACGATTTCGCTACGGGATCACCGCATCGCGCCGTGTAGCCCGTGCGGCAACTGCAACAGCAGGCCGGTGCCGTGCGAGATCAACGACGACATGCCGGCGCTGATCGAGCAGATGCGCGCGGCGGACGGCATCCTGTACGCCGCTCCGGTGCACGGCTTCGGGCTGGCGCACCTGATGCAGATCTTCATCGAACGCGCCGGGGTCGGTTACCTGCGCTTCGCCCGACCGCTGACGAACAAGGTCGGCGGCGTGATCGTCACCGGCCGCCGGTACAGCGACTCGTCAGCGCACAACCAGATCATCAACAACCTGCTGCTCAACCGCATGATCCTGGTCGGCAGCGGATTCCCGGTGCTGCTGCGCAACACGCAGAGCACGCCGGGTCTGAACGACGTCGAGGGCCTCGACGCTCTCGATCGCATGCTGCACCGGATGCTCGACATGATCCAGCTGCTGCAACGGCACCAGCGCATCGTCGACGGCCCCGTGCTGCCGCCGCACGACCTCAACGAGCGCATTCCTCGTCCGCGTCGCGGCGAGCCCGCATCTACCCGAGGAGACGGCAATGTCCAATGA
- a CDS encoding chorismate mutase: MTAGSEERSVSSEERSAAQAEIGRMRHRIDEIDEQIVGLLAERTAAVRILTEHKTDEDAVRSTDRVRQVLARVEMLAERHDMPPQIARETYRSLIDQLTTMQLERLAQRRGTPA, from the coding sequence GTGACCGCCGGTTCCGAAGAGCGGTCGGTCTCGTCCGAGGAGCGCTCGGCGGCGCAGGCCGAGATCGGCCGGATGCGTCACCGCATCGACGAGATCGACGAGCAGATCGTCGGCCTGCTGGCCGAGCGGACCGCCGCGGTGCGGATCCTCACCGAGCACAAGACCGATGAGGACGCCGTCCGCTCCACCGACCGCGTCCGGCAGGTACTGGCCCGGGTCGAGATGCTCGCCGAGCGGCACGACATGCCCCCGCAGATCGCCCGGGAGACGTACCGGTCGCTCATCGACCAGCTGACCACCATGCAGCTGGAGCGGTTGGCGCAGCGGCGGGGAACACCGGCGTGA
- a CDS encoding B3/B4 domain-containing protein — MPEPTDPARVTIDERVLALVPHYVLGLIAVPELDVPPGDPAVEALLAAAEDAVQAEDLDKAGVAARAGIAGWRDAYRAVGLNPNRFPCAAESIARRVAKGDRLPRINALVDLCNAVSLNTGLPVASCDLGDIVGDLDVRPADGSETFLPLGRPDAPEHPELGEVIYADAHGRAHSRRWNWRQGDVMATGTGPHRLLLTVEAADPVGAAEVDAALDQLSDALVALGVRQPHRSRLDRAAPTGAPFATGTRTPAGPS; from the coding sequence ATGCCAGAGCCAACCGACCCCGCCCGAGTCACGATCGACGAGCGCGTGCTGGCGCTCGTGCCGCACTACGTGCTCGGACTGATCGCCGTGCCCGAGCTCGACGTGCCGCCCGGTGATCCGGCGGTGGAGGCGCTCCTCGCCGCCGCCGAAGACGCCGTGCAGGCCGAGGACCTGGACAAGGCGGGTGTCGCGGCGCGGGCCGGGATCGCGGGGTGGCGGGACGCGTACCGGGCCGTCGGGTTGAACCCGAACCGGTTCCCGTGCGCCGCCGAGTCGATCGCCAGGCGGGTGGCCAAGGGCGACCGGCTACCCCGGATCAACGCGCTGGTGGACCTGTGCAACGCGGTCTCGCTGAACACCGGCCTGCCGGTCGCGAGCTGCGACCTCGGCGACATCGTGGGGGACCTGGACGTGCGCCCGGCCGACGGCTCGGAGACGTTTCTTCCGCTCGGCCGGCCGGACGCCCCCGAGCACCCGGAACTCGGCGAGGTGATCTACGCGGACGCGCACGGGCGGGCCCACTCCCGGCGGTGGAACTGGCGGCAGGGCGACGTGATGGCCACCGGCACGGGCCCGCACCGGCTGCTGCTCACCGTCGAGGCCGCGGACCCGGTCGGCGCTGCGGAGGTGGACGCGGCGCTGGATCAGCTGAGCGACGCCCTGGTGGCGCTGGGCGTCCGGCAGCCGCACCGCTCGCGGCTCGACCGGGCCGCACCCACCGGCGCTCCGTTCGCCACCGGCACGCGGACCCCGGCGGGACCGTCGTGA
- a CDS encoding VanZ family protein, which produces MNHSTAHRTARIVLVSLAILGLAAVLFAGRRLLLMSAPTCLAGRWHGCYDTENGVLLMTLVGLPPAALVVWALTRLRVASDWRTSLAEVGMVYGTVPFVWLTLMPGPGAGLVPGRVSLVPLQDLATMGPIGIGGNLLIFAALGFFVPMRFAALASVPRILALGASCSTLVEITQYVLRLDRVSSVDDVLVNAAGAALAALASRPWWRDRLDTRRLQQYDGGDKTYGRAAGVAHARGVLGQQHVPRPERAGLPRRGDLG; this is translated from the coding sequence GTGAACCACAGCACCGCGCACCGCACCGCCCGGATCGTGCTCGTCAGCCTCGCGATCCTCGGCTTGGCCGCCGTGCTGTTCGCCGGGCGGCGGTTGCTTCTGATGTCCGCTCCGACCTGCCTGGCCGGTCGATGGCACGGCTGTTACGACACCGAGAACGGCGTCCTGCTCATGACGCTGGTCGGGCTGCCACCGGCTGCTCTGGTGGTGTGGGCTCTCACGCGCCTGCGCGTCGCCTCGGACTGGCGGACGTCGCTGGCCGAGGTGGGCATGGTCTACGGGACCGTGCCGTTCGTCTGGTTGACGCTCATGCCCGGCCCGGGAGCCGGCCTCGTCCCCGGCCGGGTGAGCCTGGTTCCGCTGCAGGACCTGGCCACGATGGGGCCGATCGGGATCGGTGGCAACCTGCTGATCTTCGCCGCACTGGGGTTCTTCGTCCCGATGCGGTTCGCGGCGCTGGCGTCGGTGCCGCGGATACTGGCACTCGGGGCGAGCTGCTCCACCCTCGTCGAGATCACGCAATACGTCCTGCGGCTGGACCGGGTGTCCTCCGTGGATGACGTGCTGGTCAACGCGGCCGGCGCGGCGCTGGCCGCGCTGGCGTCCCGCCCCTGGTGGAGGGACCGGCTAGACACCCGGCGGCTCCAGCAGTACGACGGCGGCGACAAAACCTACGGTCGAGCGGCTGGAGTGGCCCACGCCCGTGGTGTCCTCGGCCAGCAGCACGTCCCCCGGCCCGAACGTGCGGGTCTCCCCCGTCGCGGTGACCTCGGCTGA
- a CDS encoding UbiD family decarboxylase, whose protein sequence is MITDLRSAVAALETTPGELVRVDDELPARFGASAHYARWAGTPAPPPTGPGPAVLYERVRPVTGPPSRVLMGLYGTRRRAAALLGLRPEQVPFRLREAVATPLAPVPATDPGRWPRDVVATDLSTLPIPVLTDEDAGPYLTLGAVLATDPETGVRNLSVHRMCVRGADRLTIWMVPGRDLGLAYERSLQRGQPLPVAIHLGLSPAVLLSSCCPTSLVPTDLDELAVAGALAGAPVELLPCRSVPAEFIADAEYVLEGEITAELAAENPDGPAATPEFLGYQGNAHPGLPVVRVSAITARPDPILQAVSGPGYEQSHLLGFGMEAAVLAELVRRDAPVRAVHCHTAGGGQLMIVVQWQAKRNAGDDEAVRAASIGVLETFRMVKLVIGVDEDVDVESEQDLWWAMVTRLQGDRDVVVLPDREGFPLDPSQHLVYTTTISANGRTAKTLFDCTVPYGQHDRFRRPPFTAP, encoded by the coding sequence GTGATCACCGACCTGCGCTCGGCGGTCGCGGCGCTGGAGACGACGCCCGGCGAGCTGGTGCGGGTCGACGACGAGCTGCCGGCCCGCTTCGGGGCGAGCGCGCACTACGCCCGGTGGGCCGGCACGCCGGCGCCGCCGCCCACCGGGCCGGGCCCCGCCGTGCTGTACGAACGGGTGCGCCCGGTCACCGGCCCGCCGTCACGGGTCCTGATGGGCCTCTACGGCACCCGCCGCCGGGCCGCCGCGCTGCTCGGCCTGCGCCCCGAGCAGGTGCCGTTCCGGCTGCGGGAAGCCGTGGCCACGCCGCTGGCCCCGGTGCCGGCCACGGATCCGGGCCGATGGCCGCGGGACGTCGTCGCCACGGATCTGTCGACGCTGCCGATTCCGGTGCTCACCGACGAGGACGCCGGGCCTTACCTCACGCTCGGCGCGGTGCTGGCCACCGACCCGGAGACCGGCGTGCGGAATCTATCGGTGCACCGCATGTGCGTGCGCGGCGCCGACCGCCTGACGATCTGGATGGTGCCCGGCCGCGACCTCGGGCTGGCGTACGAACGCTCGCTGCAGCGCGGTCAGCCGCTGCCGGTCGCCATCCACCTCGGTCTCTCTCCGGCGGTTCTGCTCTCCTCGTGCTGCCCCACCTCGCTGGTGCCCACGGACCTGGACGAGCTGGCCGTGGCCGGCGCGCTCGCCGGTGCGCCGGTCGAGTTGCTGCCCTGTCGCAGCGTCCCGGCGGAGTTCATCGCGGACGCCGAGTACGTGCTCGAGGGTGAGATCACCGCGGAGCTGGCCGCGGAGAACCCGGACGGCCCGGCGGCCACGCCCGAGTTCCTCGGCTACCAGGGGAACGCCCACCCGGGACTGCCGGTCGTGCGGGTCAGCGCGATCACGGCGCGGCCCGACCCGATCCTGCAGGCGGTGTCCGGCCCCGGGTACGAGCAGTCACATCTGCTCGGCTTCGGTATGGAGGCCGCGGTGCTGGCCGAGTTGGTTCGCCGGGACGCCCCCGTGCGCGCCGTGCACTGCCACACCGCGGGCGGGGGACAGCTGATGATCGTGGTGCAGTGGCAGGCCAAGCGGAACGCGGGCGACGACGAGGCGGTCCGCGCCGCGTCGATCGGTGTCCTGGAGACGTTCCGCATGGTCAAGCTGGTGATCGGCGTCGACGAGGACGTCGACGTCGAGTCGGAACAGGATCTGTGGTGGGCGATGGTGACCCGCCTGCAGGGCGATCGGGACGTCGTCGTGCTGCCTGACCGCGAGGGGTTTCCGCTCGATCCCTCGCAGCACCTGGTCTACACGACGACGATCTCGGCCAACGGGCGGACCGCGAAGACGCTGTTCGACTGCACGGTGCCGTACGGACAGCACGACCGTTTCCGCCGCCCACCCTTCACCGCGCCGTGA
- a CDS encoding response regulator transcription factor gives MRVLIVEDEPYMAEAIRDGLRLEAIAADIAGDGDTALQLLSVNAYDIAVLDRDIPGPSGDEVARRIVTSGTGMPILMLTAADRLDDKASGFGLGADDYLTKPFELRELVLRLRALDRRRVHSRPPVREIGGLRLDPFRREVYRDGRYVALTRKQFAVLEVLVAAEGGVISAEELLERAWDENADPFTNAVRITVSALRKRLGEPWLIATVPGVGYRIHAASGGGCEGGARG, from the coding sequence ATGCGTGTGTTGATCGTCGAGGACGAGCCCTACATGGCGGAGGCGATCCGCGACGGATTGCGCCTGGAAGCGATCGCGGCGGACATCGCCGGCGACGGCGACACCGCTCTGCAACTGCTGAGCGTCAACGCCTACGACATCGCCGTCCTCGACCGCGACATCCCCGGGCCGTCCGGGGACGAGGTCGCCAGACGCATCGTGACCTCGGGCACCGGCATGCCGATCCTGATGCTCACCGCCGCGGACCGGCTCGACGACAAGGCTTCCGGATTCGGGCTCGGAGCCGACGACTACCTCACCAAGCCGTTCGAGCTGCGCGAACTCGTGCTCAGGCTCCGAGCGCTCGACCGCAGGCGCGTGCACAGCCGACCGCCGGTGCGGGAGATCGGAGGCTTGCGGCTGGATCCGTTCCGCCGCGAGGTCTACCGGGACGGCCGGTACGTCGCGCTCACCCGGAAGCAGTTCGCCGTGCTCGAGGTGCTCGTCGCCGCCGAAGGCGGTGTCATCAGCGCCGAGGAGCTACTGGAGCGGGCCTGGGACGAGAACGCCGACCCGTTCACCAACGCCGTGCGCATCACGGTCTCGGCGCTGCGCAAGCGGCTGGGCGAACCCTGGCTGATCGCGACGGTGCCCGGCGTCGGCTACCGCATCCATGCCGCATCCGGCGGCGGCTGCGAAGGAGGAGCGCGTGGATAG
- a CDS encoding TrpB-like pyridoxal phosphate-dependent enzyme: MSVTRFLLSENDLPTTWYNVVPDLPKGLPPMLHPGTREPITPADLEPLFPQALIEQEFSTERDIDIPGAVLDVYRQWRPSPLVRAHRLEKALQTPARIYFKYEGVSPAGSHKPNTAVPQAYYNKREGVQKLTTETGAGQWGSSLALACSYFGLECAVYMVRVSYDQKPYRRALMETFGAGVTASPSPLTEAGRAALAADPNSTGSLGLAISEAVEAALNSGGTAKYALGSVLNLVLMHQTIVGQEALRQLELADDYPDVVIGAAGGGSNFAGLALPFLRRQFDGEPAVRLIAVEPASCPSLTQGTYEYDFGDTAGMTPLTKMHTLGHDFRPPAIHAGGLRYHGMAPIVSALKDIDLLEARAVPQLACFEAGVQFARAEGIVPAPESTHAVRVAIDEALECRAAGRSRTIVFSLSGHGHFDMQAYLDYFAGELTD, from the coding sequence ATGTCCGTCACCCGATTTCTGCTGTCCGAGAACGACCTTCCGACGACCTGGTACAACGTCGTCCCCGACCTGCCCAAGGGCCTGCCGCCGATGCTGCACCCCGGCACCAGGGAGCCGATCACCCCGGCCGACCTCGAGCCGCTGTTCCCGCAAGCGCTGATCGAACAGGAGTTCTCCACCGAGCGGGACATCGACATCCCCGGCGCGGTCCTCGACGTCTACCGGCAGTGGCGGCCGAGCCCGCTCGTCCGTGCGCACCGCCTGGAGAAGGCCCTGCAGACGCCCGCCCGGATCTACTTCAAGTACGAGGGCGTGAGCCCGGCGGGGAGCCACAAGCCCAATACGGCGGTGCCGCAGGCCTACTACAACAAGCGGGAAGGCGTACAGAAGCTCACCACCGAGACCGGCGCCGGGCAGTGGGGGAGCTCCCTCGCGCTGGCCTGCTCGTACTTCGGTCTGGAGTGCGCCGTTTACATGGTTCGGGTCAGCTACGACCAGAAGCCGTACCGGCGGGCGCTGATGGAGACGTTCGGCGCCGGTGTCACGGCCAGCCCCAGCCCGCTGACCGAGGCCGGCCGCGCGGCCCTGGCCGCCGACCCGAACTCCACCGGCAGCCTCGGCTTGGCCATCTCCGAGGCGGTCGAGGCGGCGCTGAACAGCGGCGGCACCGCCAAGTACGCGCTCGGTTCGGTGCTCAACCTCGTCCTCATGCATCAGACGATCGTCGGCCAGGAGGCGCTCCGTCAGCTGGAGCTGGCCGACGACTACCCCGACGTGGTCATCGGCGCGGCCGGGGGCGGTTCCAACTTCGCGGGTCTGGCGCTGCCGTTCCTGCGCAGGCAGTTCGACGGCGAGCCGGCGGTCCGGCTGATCGCGGTCGAACCGGCGTCCTGCCCGTCGCTGACCCAGGGCACCTACGAGTACGACTTCGGTGACACCGCCGGAATGACGCCGCTGACGAAGATGCACACGCTCGGGCACGACTTCCGGCCGCCTGCCATCCACGCCGGTGGGCTGCGCTACCACGGCATGGCGCCGATCGTCAGCGCGCTCAAGGACATCGACCTGCTGGAGGCGCGGGCCGTGCCACAGCTGGCCTGCTTCGAGGCCGGTGTGCAGTTCGCCAGGGCCGAGGGCATCGTGCCGGCGCCGGAGTCGACCCACGCGGTGCGGGTGGCGATCGACGAAGCGTTGGAATGCCGGGCCGCGGGCCGTTCCCGGACCATCGTGTTCTCGCTGTCCGGCCACGGTCACTTCGACATGCAGGCGTACCTGGACTACTTCGCCGGAGAACTGACCGATTGA
- a CDS encoding cupin domain-containing protein codes for MSNDAATLPVGIDFPNADWEKWHKPGADGRVKLAFVGGQRLRLLELPAGFDEHEWCVRGHTGYVLRGEFTVHFRDRSVPCRPGMGFVIPDDEEHRSQGSSDEPTVVFVVDRVGAP; via the coding sequence ATGTCCAATGACGCCGCCACGCTGCCCGTCGGCATCGACTTCCCGAACGCCGACTGGGAGAAGTGGCACAAGCCAGGAGCCGACGGGCGCGTCAAGCTCGCGTTCGTCGGGGGTCAGCGGCTGCGGTTACTCGAACTGCCCGCCGGCTTCGACGAGCACGAGTGGTGCGTGCGCGGCCACACCGGTTACGTGCTGCGCGGCGAGTTCACCGTCCACTTCAGGGATCGGTCGGTGCCGTGCCGGCCCGGCATGGGATTTGTGATCCCTGACGACGAGGAGCACCGCTCGCAGGGCTCCAGCGACGAGCCCACGGTCGTGTTCGTCGTGGACCGGGTCGGCGCGCCGTGA
- a CDS encoding ATP-grasp domain-containing protein codes for MKRAVVIVYRPAAGRYAAQFASVVEAAEEYGVEPIALIPTGWPVADVGEVRCYHADLDDADDVRRVLGTICAEHRVIRIFPLFEGDVLAAGRCRRDQDIPGLDPEQSLTFRDKNVMHRRAEELGIQVARSCRPDTLGAVREFAAATGYPLVLKPYAGWACGRTFRVDSDDDLARVWPEIADDRHDYRVEEYVEGVEYHVDSLVSDGEIVFEQLSRYTYSVLQFRDEPGGTISRKYDLSAGERRILSQNAQLLRGFGMRTGVAHVEFFLRDDGAVIFGEAAARAGGGSIVPAIQAGHGLNLAGEWCRLELDPAHRPVARSGPEIGTEYLSSSRVGRITEITTADQLKTVESVLDADVWKHVGDVLEPPTASNDVLGWYVCSGRSYEDVLARFKVVRDAFVVRTASEQ; via the coding sequence GTGAAGCGCGCGGTCGTCATCGTCTACCGGCCGGCCGCCGGCCGCTACGCGGCCCAGTTCGCCAGCGTCGTCGAGGCCGCGGAGGAGTACGGCGTCGAGCCGATCGCGCTGATTCCGACCGGTTGGCCGGTCGCGGACGTCGGTGAGGTCCGCTGCTACCACGCCGATCTGGACGACGCGGACGACGTCCGCCGCGTGCTCGGCACGATCTGTGCCGAGCACCGGGTGATCCGGATCTTCCCGCTCTTCGAAGGCGACGTGCTCGCCGCCGGCCGGTGCCGTCGCGACCAGGACATCCCCGGGCTGGACCCGGAACAGTCGCTCACCTTCCGCGACAAGAACGTCATGCATCGGCGGGCGGAGGAACTCGGGATCCAGGTGGCGCGCTCGTGCCGTCCGGACACGCTCGGCGCGGTGCGGGAGTTCGCGGCGGCGACGGGGTACCCCCTCGTCCTCAAGCCGTACGCGGGCTGGGCCTGTGGCCGCACGTTCCGGGTCGACTCCGACGACGACCTGGCGCGGGTGTGGCCCGAGATCGCCGACGACCGCCACGACTACCGGGTCGAAGAGTACGTCGAGGGCGTCGAGTACCACGTGGACTCGCTGGTCAGCGACGGCGAGATCGTGTTCGAGCAACTGTCCCGCTACACGTACTCCGTCCTGCAGTTCCGGGACGAGCCGGGCGGGACGATCTCGCGCAAGTACGACCTGTCCGCGGGTGAACGACGCATCCTGTCCCAGAACGCCCAGCTGCTGCGGGGCTTCGGCATGCGCACCGGCGTCGCCCACGTCGAGTTCTTCCTGCGCGACGACGGCGCGGTGATCTTCGGTGAGGCCGCGGCCAGGGCGGGCGGTGGTTCGATCGTGCCCGCGATCCAGGCCGGGCACGGCCTCAACCTCGCCGGCGAGTGGTGCCGGCTGGAGCTGGACCCGGCGCACCGGCCGGTGGCGCGGAGCGGTCCCGAGATCGGCACCGAGTACCTCTCCTCGTCGCGCGTCGGCCGGATCACCGAGATCACGACCGCGGATCAGCTCAAGACCGTGGAATCGGTGCTCGACGCGGACGTCTGGAAACACGTCGGCGACGTGCTGGAACCGCCGACCGCCTCCAACGACGTGCTCGGCTGGTACGTCTGCTCCGGCCGCAGCTACGAGGACGTGCTGGCGCGGTTCAAGGTCGTCCGGGACGCGTTCGTGGTGCGGACCGCGTCGGAGCAGTGA